The segment TGCGGCTGGTGGCCGCCAAGAAGGGCCAGTGACCATGCGGATCATCGCCGACTACGACCGGTGCGAGGGCCACGGGCTCTGCGTCGACCAGGCACCTGACGTCTTCGACCTCGACGACGAGGGCGACCTCGTCCACCACTTCGACGGGACGGACCTGCCGAGCGAGCAGGAGGCCGCCGGACGACGCGCGGTCGACTCCTGCCCCGTGGCAGCGCTGCGGCTGGCATGAGCCCCAGCGACGTGGTGGTCGTGGGCGGGTCCACCGCCGGTGCCACCGTGCTCAGGGAGCTCCGTTCCCGGGGGCACGAGGGGCGGATGACGCTCGTCGACCCCGAGCCGGGCACGAACCGGCCACCGCTGTCGAAGGCCGTGCTCGCCGATGCGGCCGCGGAGGACTCGGTGCTCATGGACCACTCCTCGCTCGACGTCGAGCTCGTGCGGGCCAGGGCCACAGGGCTCGACCACGCCGGCCGCACGGTCTCGACCGAGGATGGTGCAGCCCACCGGTACGACGCCCTCGTCATCGCCACCGGCTCGCGGGCCCGGCGGATCGCCCTGCCCGGCCAGACCGGTGAGCTCGTCCTGAGGACGGTCGAGGACGCCCGCCACGTCCGTGAGCGGTTCGCCGACGCGGCGACCACCGTGGTCGTCGGAGCAGGGTTCCTCGGGCTCGAGGTGGCCACGGCCGCCGCCACGGCCGGCCTGCGGGTGACGGTCGTCGACGTGGCCCCTCCCCTGCAGCGCCTGCTCGGGGATCACCTGGCCACCGCGATCTGCGAGCGCGCCACGACGCTCGGCATCGACTTCCGCCGCTCGGGCGCCGTTCTGATGGGCGATCCCGTGCGCGGCGTCAGGCTGGACGACGGCGAGGAGCTGGCAGCCGACGTCGTCGTGAGCTGTGTGGGTGACGAGCCGGTGACCGACTGGCTCCACGGCTCGGGACTCGAGACCGACCACGGGGTCGTGATCGACGACCACGCCCGTACGAGCCT is part of the Aeromicrobium sp. Leaf245 genome and harbors:
- a CDS encoding ferredoxin — translated: MRIIADYDRCEGHGLCVDQAPDVFDLDDEGDLVHHFDGTDLPSEQEAAGRRAVDSCPVAALRLA
- a CDS encoding NAD(P)/FAD-dependent oxidoreductase; translation: MSPSDVVVVGGSTAGATVLRELRSRGHEGRMTLVDPEPGTNRPPLSKAVLADAAAEDSVLMDHSSLDVELVRARATGLDHAGRTVSTEDGAAHRYDALVIATGSRARRIALPGQTGELVLRTVEDARHVRERFADAATTVVVGAGFLGLEVATAAATAGLRVTVVDVAPPLQRLLGDHLATAICERATTLGIDFRRSGAVLMGDPVRGVRLDDGEELAADVVVSCVGDEPVTDWLHGSGLETDHGVVIDDHARTSLADVYAAGDVAAVRTPDGAVRRPFWANAVAHGRVAAATVLGQPVDTPIVDDYFWSEIAGVSLKVVGSLPVEGEPEVLEDAGSGHGLLAWGQSTVVAYGIRRSAPRLRAVLRERASPGGTTAD